Proteins encoded together in one Plasmodium cynomolgi strain B DNA, chromosome 9, whole genome shotgun sequence window:
- a CDS encoding pescadillo N-terminus domain containing protein (putative), which produces MHIHKLRKKAKKKKEGKYLTKRSILKKLYLKEREFRKLCIFKGIYPKDFKEIPLKLRSKFYKQKVYYSKNDFQKLAHEKIIQDFRKITICLKKYKKYKVALEDEEKCKNLIKNFPKYTLDHIIKERFPIFSYAIEQLDDALSAVVAYSLLPSNEKIGISNRFVTNCEVIKNHFHYYIYKTNRIKKGFISVKGYYLQAEILQKKVTWLIPHTFTPYLDKTIDFTIISTFIEYYICLLKFVLFKLYKMHNMVYPPEQSELLKNEKLRHLSYDRCLISLCREKFESPHTQVGESNEGKKNAHTLDSGNAADGHAVVQNPQEGASQVGEQSHSENHHEEGKTCSLPQKEHEAEEIKHNIDEQNDTLKDLFKNQVYYIHTDMPLDILSLIILSCGGSIGWNSPYSPYQLGDQKITHEILE; this is translated from the coding sequence ATGCATATCCACAAGCTGcgcaaaaaggcaaagaagaagaaggagggcAAGTACCTCACCAAGAGAAGCATATTGAAGAAGCTCTATCTGAAGGAAAGGGAATTCAGAAAGTTATGCATTTTCAAGGGAATCTACCCAAAAGATTTTAAAGAAATCCCATTAAAATTACGAAGCAAGTTCTACAAGCAAAAGGTATACTACTCCAAAAATGATTTCCAAAAGTTGGcccatgaaaaaattattcaagaTTTTCGAAAAATCACAATATGTTtgaaaaagtataaaaaatacaaagtgGCAttggaagatgaagaaaaatgtaaaaacttgataaaaaattttcccaaGTATACATTAGACCATATAATTAAGGAAAGGTTCCCAATATTTTCGTATGCAATAGAACAACTAGATGATGCTCTAAGTGCAGTGGTTGCTTATTCGTTACTCCCTTCCAACGAGAAAATCGGAATTTCGAACCGCTTCGTCACCAACTGTGAAGTGATAAAGAATCATTTCCATTACTACATTTACAAAACCAACAGAATCAAAAAGGGATTCATAAGTGTAAAGGGATATTACCTACAAGcagaaattttacaaaaaaaagttacgtGGCTTATCCCACATACATTTACTCCCTACTTAGACAAGACCATAGATTTCACCATTATCTCCACTTTTATCGAGTACTACATCTGTCTCCTAAAATTTGTCCTCTTCAAACTTTACAAGATGCACAATATGGTGTATCCTCCAGAACAGAGCGAATTgctgaaaaatgaaaaactcaGACACCTTTCATACGACAGGTGTTTGATTTCGCTCTGCAGGGAGAAGTTCGAGAGTCCGCATACCCAGGTAGGGGAATCCaacgaggggaagaaaaacgcGCACACATTGGATAGCGGCAATGCCGCAGATGGCCACGCTGTGGTGCAGAATCCACAGGAGGGTGCATCCCAAGTAGGGGAACAAAGCCATAGTGAGAACCACCACGAGGAAGGGAAAACCTGCAGTCTACCCCAAAAAGAGCACGAAgcagaagaaataaaacacAACATAGACGAACAAAATGACACCCTAAAGGATCTGTTCAAAAATCAAGTATATTATATCCACACAGACATGCCCCTCGACATACTCTCTCTCATTATCCTTTCTTGTGGAGGTTCCATAGGATGGAATTCCCCATACTCTCCATATCAACTGGGCGATCAGAAAATCACACACGAAATTTTAGAA